Proteins from a genomic interval of Niabella soli DSM 19437:
- a CDS encoding sugar phosphate isomerase/epimerase family protein, translated as MNYNRRNFLKSSSAAAAAGLFFPYGESAAKPGFLKTPAQAGFQLMVMATNWGYNGTIDAFCAAAKRDGYDGAEVVWPATETAQQELFAALKKHSLQVAFLCQSAGDDWKTNLEHFKKITTASATNRSQKPVYINCHAGKDHFSFEQNKAFITYSQQLSKDTGIKIYHETHRSRILFAAHIARQFIEQLPDLRLTLDISHWCNVHESMLSDQRETVALAIDRTEHFHARVGHPEGPQVNDPRAPEWESVVKQHFDWWDKIAERKRKKGEVMTVLTEFGPPTYMPTLPYTQQPVADQWTINVHMMKTLRSRYQ; from the coding sequence ATGAACTATAACCGAAGAAACTTTTTAAAATCCTCATCTGCTGCTGCGGCGGCCGGATTATTTTTCCCTTACGGGGAATCCGCAGCAAAACCAGGGTTCCTGAAAACGCCGGCGCAGGCGGGCTTTCAGTTGATGGTGATGGCCACCAACTGGGGTTATAACGGAACGATTGATGCTTTTTGTGCAGCCGCAAAGCGGGATGGTTATGACGGCGCTGAAGTAGTATGGCCGGCAACCGAAACTGCACAGCAGGAATTATTCGCCGCCCTGAAAAAACATTCCCTGCAGGTGGCCTTTTTATGCCAGAGTGCGGGGGATGATTGGAAGACCAACCTGGAGCATTTTAAAAAAATAACCACGGCATCTGCCACCAATCGTTCTCAAAAGCCCGTTTATATTAATTGTCACGCCGGAAAAGATCATTTCAGCTTTGAGCAGAATAAAGCCTTTATTACCTACTCCCAGCAGCTTTCAAAAGACACCGGCATAAAGATCTATCACGAAACCCATCGTTCACGGATCCTGTTTGCCGCACATATCGCCCGGCAGTTTATTGAGCAACTGCCCGACTTAAGGTTAACATTGGATATCTCCCATTGGTGCAATGTGCACGAAAGCATGTTGAGTGATCAGCGGGAAACTGTGGCACTGGCCATCGATCGCACGGAACATTTTCATGCCCGGGTTGGCCATCCGGAAGGCCCACAGGTCAATGATCCGCGCGCGCCGGAATGGGAATCCGTTGTAAAACAACATTTCGACTGGTGGGATAAGATCGCGGAGCGAAAAAGAAAAAAAGGAGAGGTAATGACGGTGCTCACAGAATTTGGCCCGCCCACTTATATGCCCACCCTGCCTTATACACAGCAGCCGGTGGCCGATCAATGGACGATTAATGTACACATGATGAAAACCCTCAGAAGCCGGTACCAATAA
- a CDS encoding DUF1501 domain-containing protein produces MTKKDLIDQRLVKEAELMVMQSHTRRHFLKESAMGLGALAMGSLLGGCGKKKAAHSIAFDPAHPLLPKAPPFAGRAKSVIFLHMAGAPSQLELFDYKPELTKMDGQDCPPSFLAGKQFAFITGVPKMLGPQAKFAQHGQSGAWVSDNLPHLSTVVDEVSFLKAVSTDQFNHAPAQLLVHTGSPRLGRPSMGSWVTYGLGTENQNLPGFVVLTSGGSFPDAGKSVWGSGFLPSVYQGVQCRSEGDPVLFIKDPDGMSRDLRKASIEAVNKANMQEYKEYNDPEILSRISQYEMAYRMQITAPEVMNINDEPQYIHDMYGTKPGKACFANNVLLARKLVEKGVRFVQLFDWGWDAHGDNANNALNIGMLNKYRSVDKPVTALLLDLKQRGLLDETLVVWAGEFGRTPMMENRNGAQNPFKGRDHHTDAFTIWMAGGGIKKGYTHGETDEIGYTAVSGKVDAFDIQATILNQLGFDHEQFTYPYQGRPFRLTDVGGKVINEVIA; encoded by the coding sequence ATGACAAAAAAAGACCTTATTGATCAGCGTTTGGTAAAAGAAGCCGAATTGATGGTGATGCAATCCCATACCCGCCGGCATTTTTTAAAAGAAAGCGCCATGGGGTTGGGGGCATTGGCCATGGGATCACTATTGGGCGGTTGTGGCAAAAAAAAGGCAGCTCATTCTATCGCCTTTGATCCTGCGCATCCGTTGTTACCAAAAGCGCCGCCTTTTGCGGGCCGGGCAAAGAGCGTCATTTTCTTACATATGGCCGGAGCTCCTTCTCAGTTGGAATTATTCGATTATAAACCGGAACTGACAAAGATGGACGGACAGGATTGTCCACCGTCCTTCCTGGCCGGGAAACAATTTGCCTTTATTACCGGCGTGCCCAAAATGCTGGGGCCCCAGGCAAAATTTGCGCAACACGGTCAATCAGGAGCATGGGTCAGCGACAACCTCCCGCATCTTTCCACGGTAGTGGATGAGGTAAGTTTTTTAAAGGCTGTGAGTACGGATCAATTCAACCACGCTCCCGCACAGTTGCTGGTGCATACCGGTAGCCCGCGCCTGGGCCGCCCCAGCATGGGAAGCTGGGTCACTTATGGGTTAGGAACAGAAAATCAAAACCTGCCCGGCTTTGTAGTGCTTACCAGCGGCGGCAGTTTCCCCGATGCCGGCAAAAGCGTGTGGGGCAGCGGCTTTCTGCCATCGGTATATCAGGGGGTGCAATGCCGGAGCGAGGGCGACCCGGTGCTCTTCATCAAAGACCCGGACGGCATGAGCCGTGACCTGCGTAAGGCTTCTATTGAAGCAGTTAATAAAGCCAATATGCAGGAGTACAAAGAGTATAACGATCCCGAAATACTTTCCCGCATCTCCCAGTATGAAATGGCCTACCGCATGCAGATCACCGCACCGGAGGTGATGAATATTAACGACGAACCGCAGTACATTCACGATATGTATGGAACGAAACCGGGTAAAGCCTGTTTTGCGAACAACGTGCTGCTGGCAAGAAAATTAGTGGAAAAAGGAGTGCGCTTTGTGCAGTTGTTCGATTGGGGCTGGGATGCGCATGGCGATAACGCCAATAATGCATTAAACATAGGGATGCTCAACAAATACCGGAGCGTGGATAAGCCGGTAACCGCACTGCTGCTGGATCTGAAGCAACGCGGGTTGCTGGATGAAACGCTGGTGGTATGGGCAGGAGAATTTGGTCGCACCCCCATGATGGAAAACCGCAACGGTGCGCAGAACCCTTTTAAAGGAAGAGACCACCACACGGACGCTTTTACCATTTGGATGGCCGGCGGCGGCATTAAAAAAGGCTATACACATGGGGAAACCGATGAGATCGGCTATACCGCGGTAAGTGGAAAAGTGGATGCGTTCGACATACAGGCTACCATTTTGAATCAGTTGGGATTTGATCACGAGCAGTTTACTTATCCTTACCAGGGCCGGCCTTTTCGTTTGACCGACGTGGGTGGAAAAGTGATCAATGAGGTTATTGCATAG